From the genome of Jeotgalibacillus haloalkalitolerans, one region includes:
- a CDS encoding AIM24 family protein, translated as MSKYSIRQFVQETQQEDSARDFFELETDRMLEVNLNGRVWAKAGSMISYDGNIKFEREGMLEHGLGKFVKKAISGEGTQLMKANGQGRLYIADMGKKITILDLEGESVYINGNDLLAFQDGLDWDIKMMRRVAGMMAGGLFNVRLEGQGLVAFTSHYEPLTLHVTPDKPVFTDPNATVAWSGNLEPEFVTDVQLKSFFGRGSGESVQMKFSGNGFVVVQPYEEVYQAQQS; from the coding sequence ATGTCAAAGTACTCGATCAGACAATTTGTACAGGAAACACAGCAGGAAGACAGCGCACGTGATTTTTTTGAGCTGGAGACTGACCGTATGCTTGAGGTGAATCTAAACGGAAGGGTCTGGGCGAAAGCGGGCTCTATGATTTCTTATGATGGAAATATTAAATTTGAACGCGAGGGTATGCTTGAGCATGGGCTTGGGAAGTTCGTCAAAAAAGCTATCAGCGGTGAGGGTACTCAGCTGATGAAAGCAAATGGCCAGGGAAGACTGTATATTGCAGATATGGGTAAGAAGATCACAATACTCGACCTTGAAGGTGAAAGCGTGTATATCAACGGAAATGACTTACTCGCTTTTCAGGACGGCCTTGATTGGGATATAAAAATGATGAGACGTGTGGCAGGCATGATGGCTGGCGGACTGTTCAACGTTCGGCTTGAAGGTCAGGGTCTTGTTGCCTTTACCTCACACTATGAGCCGCTTACGTTACATGTTACGCCAGACAAACCAGTCTTTACTGACCCGAACGCAACAGTGGCGTGGTCGGGTAACCTTGAGCCTGAGTTTGTCACAGACGTTCAGCTGAAAAGCTTCTTCGGACGGGGCAGCGGAGAGTCTGTGCAGATGAAGTTTTCAGGGAATGGATTTGTTGTGGTGCAGCCTTATGAAGAAGTTTATCAGGCGCAGCAGAGTTGA
- a CDS encoding hydrogenase maturation nickel metallochaperone HypA produces MHEMSLMSEIIQAVSADAQTRGIKRVERIDVIAGELSNVLPDALELAFFYFQKQGIHCIDESTTLRISTEPAIARCEECQLEFKPDYRIALCSKCMRTSCVLLSGETFKVESYEGSE; encoded by the coding sequence ATGCATGAAATGTCTCTCATGTCAGAAATTATTCAAGCCGTCTCTGCAGATGCACAAACGAGAGGGATAAAGAGGGTTGAACGTATTGATGTGATTGCAGGTGAGCTGTCCAATGTTTTACCCGATGCTTTGGAGCTGGCCTTTTTTTATTTTCAGAAGCAGGGGATTCACTGTATTGATGAGAGCACAACATTAAGAATCAGTACGGAACCCGCAATAGCCAGATGTGAAGAGTGCCAATTAGAATTTAAGCCGGATTACCGGATTGCCCTTTGCAGTAAATGTATGAGGACGAGCTGTGTGTTGTTATCCGGCGAGACATTTAAGGTTGAATCATACGAAGGAAGTGAATAA
- the hypB gene encoding hydrogenase nickel incorporation protein HypB: MKVHLQEDILKDQKRAAAFNRERFNLSKTLVINLMSSPGAGKTTLLEKTIKNLNGNYRIAVIEGDLATERDAERLRALGVQTVQINTVGGCHLDARMIAKQLPHFHLEEIDLLFIENIGNLVCPSGYDLGQNYKVVLLSVPEGNDKIPKYPIMFRRTDMTIINKIDLLPFVDFDLAEAESDLRAIHPEAHFKALSAKTGEGFESWIDWLRDVHQTCTRH, encoded by the coding sequence TTGAAAGTACACCTTCAGGAAGACATATTAAAGGATCAAAAACGTGCTGCGGCTTTTAACAGAGAGCGGTTCAATCTTTCTAAAACACTTGTGATTAACCTGATGAGTTCACCGGGAGCGGGGAAAACGACACTTCTGGAAAAAACAATTAAAAACCTCAATGGTAATTACCGCATCGCTGTCATTGAAGGGGATTTAGCGACAGAAAGAGATGCAGAACGTCTGCGGGCTTTAGGTGTGCAGACAGTCCAGATTAACACGGTCGGGGGCTGTCATTTAGACGCGAGAATGATCGCAAAGCAGCTTCCACATTTTCATCTTGAAGAAATTGATCTTTTATTTATTGAGAATATAGGTAACCTTGTCTGTCCATCAGGGTATGACCTTGGACAGAACTACAAAGTAGTGCTGTTAAGTGTGCCTGAAGGAAACGATAAAATCCCCAAGTATCCGATCATGTTCAGGCGTACTGATATGACAATCATTAATAAGATCGACCTGCTGCCTTTTGTAGATTTTGATCTCGCAGAAGCTGAAAGTGATTTGAGGGCAATTCATCCTGAAGCTCATTTTAAAGCGCTGTCAGCTAAGACAGGGGAAGGTTTTGAGAGCTGGATAGACTGGTTGAGGGATGTTCATCAAACATGCACAAGGCATTAG